In a genomic window of Halalkalicoccus sp. CG83:
- a CDS encoding potassium channel family protein — protein sequence MSSADSEGDWRRRTAYYALALAGIMMTYAVAYDVGMLVWEGEEVPFLHSLQVVVETFTTTGFGSDAPWEHPWMNVLVIVMDLTGVVLIFLALPLLLFPLFEEALSTTPPLEAREELADHVVVCSFSPRTEVLIDELEAREIEYVIVESDLDRATELHETGRPVVHRDADAIEGLEAARLSDARTLVADVDDRTNTSIILTAREIVRDVQVISIVEDPEREHYHRLAGADTVLTPRVLLGESLAAKVTTNISSELGDVVEITADFELAELPVHRDSDLVGRTIAESEIRERTGVNLLGAWLQGRFESPPSPTTTIDGSTVLLAAGREEQLQELRERTRSGLRRAISGKTIVIGYGDTGRTVSEVLEGRDVPYTVVDRADKPGVDVVGDATEPETLTEADVEEARTVILALPDDATTEVATLVVRDLGPSAEIVARAEETENIKKIYRAGADYVLALATVSGRMLATTILEDEEVISLNTQIEVVRTPAPQLAGQRLEETRIRSRTGCTVVGVERDGTVVTDLGPEFRIEANDVLIVAGTDEGTNRFTELAE from the coding sequence ATGAGCTCCGCGGATTCGGAGGGCGATTGGCGGCGACGGACCGCCTACTACGCCCTCGCGCTCGCCGGCATCATGATGACGTACGCGGTCGCCTACGACGTCGGCATGCTCGTCTGGGAGGGAGAGGAGGTGCCGTTCCTGCACTCGTTGCAGGTCGTCGTCGAGACGTTCACGACGACCGGGTTCGGCTCCGACGCTCCCTGGGAACACCCCTGGATGAACGTGCTGGTCATCGTGATGGACCTGACCGGCGTCGTGCTGATCTTCCTCGCGTTGCCGCTGCTGCTGTTTCCGCTCTTCGAGGAGGCCCTCTCGACGACCCCGCCGCTCGAAGCCCGCGAGGAACTCGCGGATCACGTCGTCGTCTGTTCGTTCTCCCCGCGTACCGAGGTCCTCATCGACGAACTCGAGGCCCGGGAGATCGAGTACGTGATCGTCGAGTCCGACCTCGACCGCGCGACGGAGCTCCACGAGACCGGACGGCCGGTGGTCCATCGGGACGCCGACGCCATCGAGGGGCTCGAGGCGGCACGCCTGTCCGACGCCCGCACGCTGGTCGCGGACGTCGACGATCGGACCAACACCAGCATCATTCTGACGGCCAGGGAAATCGTCAGGGACGTACAGGTGATCAGCATCGTCGAGGACCCCGAGCGCGAGCACTACCATCGGCTGGCCGGCGCCGACACCGTGCTCACGCCCCGAGTGCTCCTGGGGGAGAGCCTCGCGGCGAAGGTGACGACGAACATCTCGAGCGAGTTGGGTGACGTCGTCGAGATCACGGCGGACTTCGAACTCGCGGAGCTACCCGTCCATCGCGACAGCGATCTGGTCGGACGCACCATCGCCGAGAGCGAGATCCGGGAGCGAACCGGCGTGAACCTCCTCGGCGCGTGGCTCCAGGGTCGCTTCGAGAGCCCACCGTCGCCGACGACGACGATCGACGGGAGCACCGTCCTGCTGGCCGCGGGGCGAGAGGAGCAGCTACAGGAACTGCGGGAACGGACGCGTTCGGGGCTCCGGCGGGCGATCTCCGGGAAGACGATCGTCATCGGATACGGCGATACGGGCCGAACCGTCAGCGAGGTGCTCGAAGGTAGGGACGTCCCGTACACCGTCGTCGACCGTGCCGACAAACCCGGCGTCGACGTCGTCGGGGACGCGACCGAACCGGAGACGCTGACCGAGGCCGACGTCGAGGAGGCGAGGACCGTCATTCTCGCGCTGCCGGACGACGCGACGACGGAGGTCGCGACGCTCGTCGTTCGGGATCTGGGTCCGTCGGCGGAGATCGTCGCTCGGGCCGAGGAGACGGAGAACATCAAGAAGATCTACCGGGCGGGCGCGGACTACGTGCTGGCGCTGGCGACCGTTAGCGGCCGAATGCTGGCGACGACGATCCTCGAGGACGAGGAGGTCATCTCGCTGAACACGCAGATAGAGGTCGTCCGGACGCCGGCTCCGCAGTTGGCCGGCCAGCGTCTCGAGGAGACGCGGATCCGCTCGCGGACCGGCTGTACGGTCGTGGGCGTCGAGCGCGACGGGACCGTCGTCACGGACCTCGGTCCCGAGTTCCGGATCGAAGCGAACGACGTGCTGATCGTCGCCGGAACCGACGAGGGGACGAACCGTTTCACCGAACTGGCGGAGTGA
- a CDS encoding VNG_1110C family protein yields MPDPSRLRESTQIVLPETTLQGLRIDLETEFAVTVFEDCESVRIIGSPVEIKDVSSYLTRQGIALP; encoded by the coding sequence ATGCCCGACCCGTCGCGGCTGCGAGAGAGCACCCAGATCGTGCTGCCGGAGACCACGCTCCAGGGACTCCGGATCGATCTCGAGACGGAGTTCGCCGTGACGGTGTTCGAGGACTGCGAGTCCGTCCGGATCATCGGCAGTCCCGTCGAGATCAAGGACGTCAGTTCGTATCTGACGCGCCAGGGCATCGCCCTGCCGTAG
- a CDS encoding OBG GTPase family GTP-binding protein, producing MGLEAEIEEIEEEISETPYNKSTEAHIGRLKSKLAQKKEKLENQSSSGGGHGYAVEKTGDATVALVGFPSVGKSTLLNALTNAESEVGSYEFTTLDVNPGMLQYRGANIQMLDVPGMIQGAASGRGGGQEVLSVVRAADLVLFVLSVFEIEQYEQLREELYQNKIRLDRDPPSISIAKKGRGGIRITSNADLELPEEVIKEVLREHGYVNADVTIREPVDVDRLIDGIMDNRVYLPSIVSVNKADLIDRDYLDTVYADLREHGLDPEEVTFISAEAERGLDGLKERIWQTLGLMRIYMDKPGRGVDYEEPLILPKGSTIEDAMEKLGGDFEDRFRFARVTGPSAKHDQQQVGEDHELADEDVLKMILRR from the coding sequence ATGGGACTGGAAGCGGAGATCGAGGAGATCGAGGAGGAGATCTCCGAGACGCCGTACAACAAATCGACCGAGGCACACATCGGTCGACTGAAGTCCAAGCTGGCGCAGAAGAAGGAGAAGCTCGAGAACCAGTCCTCCTCGGGCGGCGGCCACGGCTACGCGGTCGAGAAGACCGGCGATGCGACCGTCGCGCTGGTCGGCTTTCCGAGCGTCGGCAAATCCACCCTGCTGAACGCGCTGACCAACGCGGAGAGCGAGGTCGGCTCCTACGAGTTCACCACGCTCGACGTCAACCCCGGGATGCTCCAGTACCGCGGCGCGAACATCCAGATGCTCGACGTTCCGGGGATGATACAGGGGGCCGCGAGCGGGCGTGGCGGCGGTCAGGAGGTGCTTTCCGTGGTTCGAGCGGCCGATCTCGTGCTGTTCGTCCTCTCGGTGTTCGAGATCGAGCAGTACGAACAGCTCCGCGAGGAGCTCTATCAGAACAAGATCCGTCTCGACCGGGATCCCCCGAGCATCTCGATCGCGAAGAAGGGCCGCGGCGGCATCCGCATCACCTCGAATGCCGACCTCGAGCTTCCCGAGGAGGTGATCAAGGAGGTGCTGCGCGAACACGGCTACGTCAACGCCGACGTGACGATCCGCGAGCCGGTCGACGTCGACCGACTGATCGACGGCATCATGGACAACCGCGTCTACCTCCCCTCGATCGTCTCGGTCAACAAGGCCGACCTGATCGATCGCGACTACCTCGATACCGTCTACGCGGACCTGCGCGAGCACGGCCTCGATCCCGAGGAGGTCACGTTCATCTCCGCCGAGGCAGAGAGGGGCCTCGACGGCCTGAAGGAGCGCATCTGGCAGACGCTCGGGCTGATGCGGATCTACATGGACAAGCCCGGCCGGGGGGTCGACTACGAGGAGCCGTTGATCCTCCCCAAGGGCAGCACGATCGAGGACGCGATGGAGAAGCTCGGCGGCGACTTCGAGGACCGGTTTCGGTTCGCGCGCGTGACGGGTCCGAGCGCGAAACACGACCAGCAGCAGGTCGGCGAGGACCACGAACTCGCGGACGAGGACGTCCTGAAGATGATCCTCAGGCGATGA
- a CDS encoding TIGR04206 family protein, protein MSRRFGALLAVGVVPWLVVPYPGAFDLVFAWGLFAGRTGTFVSVLDYLFVHTPGPASLPGHLLAWPLATLLYLLALASAALSVVGREDRRVTAVLLVLAGAMGLRLWWGLPSGSPTVPLGAALLFAFVWWFHAGDLRGIASGTG, encoded by the coding sequence ATGAGCCGCCGCTTCGGGGCGCTGCTGGCCGTCGGCGTCGTCCCCTGGCTGGTCGTCCCGTATCCGGGAGCGTTCGACCTGGTCTTCGCGTGGGGCCTGTTCGCCGGTCGAACCGGCACGTTCGTCTCCGTCCTCGACTACCTGTTCGTCCACACGCCCGGTCCGGCGAGCCTTCCCGGACATCTCTTGGCCTGGCCGCTCGCCACCCTCCTCTACCTGCTCGCGCTCGCGAGCGCCGCGCTCTCGGTCGTCGGTCGCGAGGACCGACGCGTCACGGCCGTCCTCCTCGTGCTCGCCGGGGCGATGGGGCTCCGGCTGTGGTGGGGGCTTCCATCGGGTTCGCCCACCGTTCCCCTCGGTGCGGCGCTGCTGTTCGCGTTCGTCTGGTGGTTTCACGCCGGCGACCTCCGCGGGATCGCCTCCGGGACCGGCTGA
- a CDS encoding Na+/H+ antiporter NhaC family protein, whose product MVEFGLLSIVPPLLAIVLAIVSRRPVPSLFLGVWSGGVIYVFADSVDRVAATTGGVPGFDAVLGAFVSVVWGFTQAVGWIAEAIGDDVFHAQILLFTILLGSGVALIWQLGGSIAVRNAVAGRLDSQRKVGLTAWGLGIAMFFDDYANTAIVGSVMRDLSDQLRISREKLSYIVDSTAAPVATLGLSNWVAFQLSMVSEGYEIAGIAEDAPSAFATYVQSIPYNVYSIFAIVMVGLIVYTGRDFGEMLDAEHRSWRTGQVNREDATPMQAIESELGDPIADRPMLRSFAVPVVSLVVVSLLGAFVTGYAPDAGVVDVLGEADWAAALLWGAFAMVLSALAVGFYYRLFDLESGIGAVIDGFSIMLTAVTILVLAWAISTVAEELGTGEYVAGVAEGVVSPALLPVVVLFTAAFIAFSMGSSWATMGVLTPIAISVAWELTGGYGIMPVIVGAVFSGAIFGDHTSPISDTTVLSATFTGADLIDHVRTQMYYAGTVVLVATVCYLLYGYLGAPPVVFLPIGLVLLVALIYGFSELDARRKGVGPIPSSGPRDADAPE is encoded by the coding sequence ATGGTCGAGTTCGGTCTCTTGTCGATCGTTCCACCGCTGCTGGCGATCGTCCTCGCGATCGTGAGTCGTCGTCCCGTCCCCTCGTTGTTCCTCGGCGTCTGGTCGGGCGGCGTGATCTACGTCTTCGCCGACAGCGTCGATCGAGTCGCGGCGACGACGGGCGGCGTTCCGGGCTTCGACGCCGTTCTCGGCGCGTTCGTCTCCGTCGTCTGGGGGTTCACCCAGGCCGTCGGGTGGATCGCCGAGGCGATCGGCGACGACGTCTTCCACGCCCAGATCCTGCTGTTTACGATCCTGCTCGGTTCGGGCGTCGCGCTGATCTGGCAGCTCGGCGGTTCGATAGCGGTACGCAACGCCGTCGCCGGACGGCTCGACAGCCAGCGGAAGGTCGGGCTGACCGCGTGGGGACTCGGCATCGCGATGTTCTTCGACGACTACGCGAACACCGCGATCGTCGGCAGCGTGATGCGGGACCTCTCGGATCAGCTCCGGATCTCCCGCGAGAAGCTCTCGTACATCGTCGACTCGACGGCTGCGCCGGTCGCCACCCTTGGTCTGTCGAACTGGGTCGCCTTTCAGCTCTCGATGGTTTCCGAGGGGTACGAGATCGCCGGCATCGCCGAGGACGCCCCGAGCGCGTTCGCGACCTACGTCCAGTCGATCCCCTACAACGTCTACTCGATCTTCGCGATCGTCATGGTCGGGCTGATCGTCTATACCGGGCGCGACTTCGGCGAGATGCTCGACGCCGAGCACCGCTCGTGGCGGACCGGGCAGGTGAACCGCGAGGACGCGACGCCGATGCAGGCGATCGAGAGCGAACTCGGCGATCCGATCGCCGACCGGCCGATGCTGCGTAGCTTCGCCGTTCCCGTGGTCTCGCTGGTCGTCGTCTCGCTCCTCGGGGCGTTCGTCACCGGCTACGCCCCCGACGCGGGGGTCGTCGACGTTCTCGGCGAGGCCGACTGGGCCGCCGCGCTGCTGTGGGGGGCGTTCGCCATGGTGCTGTCGGCGCTCGCCGTCGGGTTCTACTACCGGCTGTTCGACCTCGAGTCGGGAATCGGCGCCGTCATCGACGGTTTCTCGATCATGCTCACCGCGGTGACGATCCTCGTGCTCGCGTGGGCGATCAGCACGGTCGCGGAGGAACTGGGCACCGGCGAGTACGTCGCCGGCGTCGCCGAGGGCGTCGTCTCACCCGCACTGCTGCCGGTGGTCGTGCTGTTCACCGCGGCCTTCATCGCCTTCTCGATGGGGTCGTCGTGGGCGACGATGGGCGTTCTCACGCCGATCGCCATCTCGGTCGCGTGGGAGCTCACCGGCGGCTACGGGATCATGCCCGTGATCGTCGGTGCGGTCTTCTCGGGGGCGATCTTCGGCGACCACACCTCGCCCATCTCCGATACGACCGTACTCTCGGCGACCTTCACCGGTGCGGACCTGATCGATCACGTCCGGACCCAGATGTACTACGCCGGGACGGTCGTGCTCGTGGCGACGGTCTGTTACCTGCTCTACGGCTATCTCGGTGCCCCGCCGGTCGTCTTCCTCCCGATCGGGCTCGTGTTGCTCGTCGCCCTGATCTACGGGTTCTCGGAACTCGACGCCCGTCGCAAGGGCGTCGGGCCGATCCCCTCCTCGGGTCCACGCGACGCCGACGCCCCCGAGTGA
- a CDS encoding phosphatase PAP2 family protein has protein sequence MSRGVGEFELVQGSIPDSLAVVVALLTQLGDVWFVALLLAAAFVRFDRDRIVTVVGLTMGAIALVIALKYAFALPRPDRPLVELETLPSLIRPVYELTAHASGYGFPSGHAVVTTAAYLSLAEVLPASTRRRRYAVAASIIAVVGLSRVALGVHYLVDVLAGIGLSVAFLAVAFRFLSRYRTPGEQRTAALGLAVGLAFVSVVASGAHVDALALFVVSVAFFGLSLSFDRPWSTTA, from the coding sequence ATGTCACGCGGTGTCGGCGAGTTCGAGCTCGTCCAGGGATCGATCCCCGACTCACTCGCGGTGGTCGTCGCGCTTCTCACGCAGCTGGGCGACGTCTGGTTCGTAGCGCTCCTGCTCGCGGCGGCGTTCGTCCGGTTCGACCGGGATCGGATCGTCACCGTCGTCGGACTGACGATGGGCGCGATCGCGCTGGTGATCGCGTTGAAGTACGCCTTCGCGCTCCCCCGACCCGACCGGCCGCTGGTCGAGCTGGAGACGCTCCCGTCGCTGATCCGACCCGTCTACGAACTGACGGCGCACGCGAGCGGCTACGGCTTTCCGAGCGGACACGCGGTCGTGACGACGGCGGCGTACCTCTCGCTGGCCGAGGTGCTGCCGGCGAGCACCCGACGACGGCGCTACGCCGTCGCGGCGTCGATCATCGCCGTCGTTGGCCTCTCACGGGTCGCGCTCGGCGTCCACTACCTCGTCGACGTCCTCGCCGGGATCGGACTGAGCGTCGCGTTCCTGGCGGTCGCGTTTCGATTCCTGTCTCGCTATCGCACCCCCGGTGAGCAACGGACCGCGGCGCTGGGACTCGCGGTCGGACTCGCGTTCGTGAGCGTCGTCGCGAGCGGGGCTCACGTCGACGCCCTCGCGCTGTTCGTCGTCTCGGTCGCGTTCTTCGGGCTCTCGCTTTCGTTCGACCGGCCGTGGTCGACCACCGCCTGA
- a CDS encoding VOC family protein: protein MEGTLDHVMMRVEDLERSLEWYGEHLGYEEKDRWEADSFTNVYLGPEDMHEDGAMLELTHNHDGGPEEMGDAWGHIAVRVPEGELEDYYQQLMDEGVEDYRDPESCGGRYAFVKDPDGHEVEIVQRDPDQGALWSIDHTMIRVEDADETLGWYTRKFEYTEVPGRWEADSFANYFMKPDGAAAEEMALEITYNYGDNTYDLGDAWGHLCVRADDLEEFWETLMERDAPDYRDPESCGDEYAFTKDMDGHEIEILERDPNAESLFPE, encoded by the coding sequence ATGGAGGGCACGCTCGATCACGTGATGATGCGCGTAGAGGACCTCGAACGCTCGCTGGAGTGGTACGGCGAGCACCTCGGTTACGAGGAGAAGGACCGCTGGGAGGCCGACTCGTTCACCAACGTCTACCTCGGTCCCGAGGACATGCACGAGGACGGCGCGATGCTCGAACTCACGCACAACCACGACGGCGGGCCCGAGGAGATGGGCGACGCCTGGGGCCACATCGCCGTGCGCGTCCCCGAGGGCGAACTCGAGGACTACTACCAGCAGTTGATGGACGAGGGCGTCGAGGACTACCGCGATCCCGAGTCGTGTGGCGGGCGGTACGCGTTCGTCAAGGACCCCGACGGCCACGAGGTCGAGATCGTCCAGCGCGACCCCGACCAGGGCGCGCTCTGGTCGATCGACCACACGATGATCCGCGTCGAGGACGCCGACGAGACGCTCGGCTGGTACACCCGAAAGTTCGAGTATACGGAGGTCCCCGGTCGCTGGGAGGCCGACTCGTTCGCGAACTACTTCATGAAGCCCGACGGGGCCGCCGCCGAGGAGATGGCCCTCGAGATCACCTACAACTACGGCGACAACACGTACGACCTGGGCGACGCCTGGGGCCACCTCTGTGTCCGCGCCGACGACCTCGAGGAGTTCTGGGAGACGCTGATGGAGCGCGACGCACCCGACTATCGCGATCCGGAGTCCTGCGGGGACGAGTACGCCTTCACGAAGGACATGGACGGCCACGAGATCGAGATCCTCGAGCGCGATCCGAACGCGGAGTCGCTGTTTCCGGAATAG
- a CDS encoding undecaprenyl-diphosphate phosphatase, with the protein MSLREILVAIAAGVVQGIVEWLPISSSGNLSLFLTLVGVSPDVALQLALFLQMGTTVSAAVYYRDTIQEAVRSMPGWRPESAFEGANAETTFVVVACLVTGLVGIPVYLVIIDFAQELAGGGFVALIGVLLVLTGVLEKATESIGLGGKEQPDLLDAVLVGAIQGLSILPGVSRSGTTAGMLLFRGHVGPSAFRLSFLLSIPAGIGAGVLILLDDGLPTTGPEALIALVVSAIVGYAMIDAVMRVVHEIEFWIVCVVLGGLAVVGGGATVLL; encoded by the coding sequence ATGTCCCTTCGAGAGATCCTCGTGGCGATCGCCGCGGGCGTCGTTCAGGGGATCGTCGAGTGGCTGCCGATCTCGAGCAGCGGGAACCTCTCGTTGTTTCTCACGCTCGTCGGCGTCTCGCCCGACGTCGCGCTCCAGCTCGCGCTGTTTCTACAGATGGGGACGACGGTCTCCGCGGCCGTCTACTACCGCGATACCATCCAGGAGGCCGTCCGGTCCATGCCGGGCTGGCGACCGGAGTCGGCGTTCGAGGGGGCGAACGCCGAGACGACGTTCGTCGTCGTCGCCTGTCTGGTGACCGGGCTGGTCGGGATCCCGGTCTACCTGGTGATCATCGACTTCGCACAGGAGCTCGCGGGCGGCGGGTTCGTCGCGCTGATCGGCGTGCTGCTGGTTCTCACGGGCGTGCTAGAGAAGGCGACCGAGTCGATCGGACTCGGGGGGAAGGAACAGCCCGACCTGCTCGATGCCGTTCTCGTCGGCGCGATCCAGGGGCTCTCGATCCTCCCCGGCGTCTCGCGCTCCGGCACCACCGCGGGCATGCTGCTGTTTCGCGGCCACGTCGGTCCCTCGGCGTTTCGGCTCTCGTTTCTGTTGAGCATCCCAGCAGGCATCGGCGCGGGCGTCCTGATCCTCCTCGACGACGGGCTGCCGACGACCGGCCCCGAGGCGCTCATCGCACTCGTCGTGAGCGCGATCGTCGGCTACGCCATGATCGACGCCGTCATGCGGGTCGTCCACGAGATCGAGTTCTGGATCGTCTGCGTCGTTCTCGGCGGGCTCGCCGTCGTCGGCGGCGGCGCGACCGTGTTACTCTGA
- a CDS encoding VanZ family protein, which translates to MRSAFDDRPASVRTRWLAVALLAGVILVVSVIPIPGSVPEEGGGIPTNVLFHFLGYAALTAALAIALGSRRLRSSIGGSFAGASGYGVLMEFIQSGLPYRTFSTLDMAVNASGALLATTVALVVALLRRSE; encoded by the coding sequence ATGCGATCCGCGTTCGACGATCGACCGGCCTCCGTCCGCACGCGCTGGCTCGCGGTCGCCCTCCTGGCGGGCGTGATACTCGTCGTCTCGGTGATCCCGATTCCAGGATCGGTGCCCGAGGAGGGCGGCGGGATCCCGACGAACGTCCTCTTTCACTTCCTCGGCTACGCCGCGCTCACGGCCGCACTGGCGATCGCGCTGGGATCCCGACGGCTCCGGTCGTCGATCGGCGGGTCCTTCGCCGGCGCGAGCGGCTACGGCGTTCTGATGGAGTTCATCCAGTCGGGCCTGCCGTACCGAACGTTCAGCACCCTCGACATGGCGGTCAACGCGTCGGGTGCGCTCCTCGCGACGACCGTAGCGCTGGTCGTCGCGTTGCTGCGCCGCTCAGAGTAA
- the dph5 gene encoding diphthine synthase, translated as MLTFIGLGLYDERSITIEGRDALRGADRAFMERYTSRLSGADRETLEAEHGIEIETRDRAGVERDPEAILAAAEREDVAFLTAGDPMISTTHVDLRLRAADRGIETRIVHGTTAEAAASSLTGLQNYRFGPATTLPFPYAHRADGLPASVSNTLDDNRDRGLHTLVYLDIKVGEGPTGEEPNNEEYMTADVAAELLSAEYDRLGVVVARAGSPDPRVEADSLSALANREFGDPLHLLVVPGELHQLESEALREFADAPAELTEPV; from the coding sequence ATGCTCACGTTCATCGGACTCGGCCTCTACGACGAGCGCTCGATCACGATCGAGGGTCGTGACGCGCTCCGCGGGGCCGACCGGGCGTTCATGGAGCGCTACACCAGCCGGCTCTCGGGTGCCGACCGCGAGACGCTCGAGGCCGAACACGGGATCGAGATCGAGACCCGCGACCGCGCGGGCGTCGAGCGCGATCCCGAGGCGATCCTCGCCGCCGCCGAGCGCGAGGACGTCGCCTTCCTGACCGCGGGCGACCCGATGATCTCGACGACTCACGTCGATCTCCGGCTGCGGGCCGCCGATCGCGGGATCGAGACGCGGATCGTCCACGGCACGACCGCCGAGGCCGCAGCGAGTTCGCTGACGGGCCTGCAGAACTACCGGTTCGGGCCGGCGACGACGCTCCCGTTCCCCTACGCCCACCGGGCCGACGGCCTGCCCGCGAGCGTCTCGAACACCCTCGACGACAACCGCGACCGGGGACTGCACACGCTGGTCTACCTCGACATCAAGGTCGGCGAGGGACCGACCGGCGAGGAGCCTAATAACGAGGAGTACATGACCGCCGACGTCGCCGCCGAACTGCTCTCGGCGGAGTACGACCGTCTGGGAGTCGTCGTCGCCCGCGCCGGCAGCCCCGATCCCCGCGTGGAGGCGGACTCCCTCTCGGCGCTCGCGAATCGGGAGTTCGGCGACCCCCTCCATCTGTTGGTGGTTCCCGGCGAACTCCACCAGCTCGAGAGCGAGGCGCTTCGTGAGTTCGCGGACGCCCCCGCGGAGCTAACCGAACCGGTCTGA
- a CDS encoding class I SAM-dependent methyltransferase gives MEVPCVRVEREEGETARRRLAERDVLANDFEITVEDGWLYIPVDDPDAVPEEYEVVERAPPARERPEMPADLLGYEPSYERLGEIVILDEDDPERAAEIAQAVMDSALPARTVLNRASKIRGELRVRDWDVLAGDGTETVHREYGFEYALDLAAVYFSPRLATERHRVVEQVHEGERVLDMFAGVGPFVIPAAARSAEAVGVDLNEHAIEYLEENARRNGVADRVTAIRGDVRNVVAGSSGGRQPSNGIGDLSASASGSEPNGPDDGYEDWADRIVMNLPHSADAFLETAVALAGDTCVLHYYDIQHEDDPFGPGERAIREAAEPEYEVSVEERTVVRSYAPHELNVCLDVRLSR, from the coding sequence ATGGAGGTGCCGTGCGTCCGGGTCGAACGCGAGGAGGGAGAGACCGCCCGTCGAAGGCTCGCCGAGCGTGACGTCCTCGCGAACGACTTCGAGATCACCGTCGAGGACGGCTGGCTCTACATCCCCGTGGACGATCCAGACGCGGTGCCGGAGGAATACGAGGTCGTCGAACGGGCGCCACCCGCCCGCGAGCGTCCGGAGATGCCCGCCGACCTCCTGGGTTACGAGCCGAGCTACGAGCGCCTCGGCGAGATAGTCATCCTCGACGAGGACGACCCCGAGCGGGCCGCGGAGATCGCCCAGGCGGTGATGGACTCGGCGCTTCCCGCGAGGACGGTGCTCAACCGGGCGTCGAAGATCAGGGGGGAGCTACGGGTACGCGATTGGGACGTGCTCGCGGGTGACGGCACCGAGACGGTCCACCGCGAGTACGGCTTCGAGTACGCGCTGGACCTCGCGGCGGTCTACTTCTCGCCACGGCTCGCGACCGAGCGCCACCGCGTCGTCGAGCAGGTCCACGAGGGCGAACGGGTCCTCGACATGTTCGCCGGGGTCGGTCCGTTCGTGATCCCGGCGGCCGCCCGCAGCGCGGAGGCCGTCGGCGTCGACCTCAACGAACACGCGATCGAGTATCTGGAGGAGAACGCCCGTCGGAACGGCGTCGCCGACCGCGTGACCGCGATCCGGGGCGACGTTCGCAACGTAGTCGCCGGTTCGTCGGGCGGACGCCAGCCGTCCAACGGCATCGGCGACCTCAGCGCGAGCGCATCGGGCTCCGAGCCCAACGGCCCCGACGATGGGTACGAGGACTGGGCGGACCGGATCGTGATGAACCTCCCGCACAGCGCGGACGCCTTCCTCGAGACGGCGGTCGCGCTCGCGGGCGATACCTGTGTGCTCCACTACTACGACATCCAGCACGAGGACGACCCGTTCGGCCCCGGTGAGCGGGCGATCCGCGAGGCTGCGGAGCCGGAGTACGAGGTGAGCGTCGAGGAACGGACGGTCGTTCGCTCGTACGCCCCTCACGAGTTGAACGTCTGTCTCGACGTACGTCTCTCGCGGTAG
- a CDS encoding DUF7344 domain-containing protein, with protein MDSLNRIFDLLRKERRRYALYYLEQQDGPVSIAELAERVVEWETDPAAVSIPEERFERVEIELQHNHLPKASEAEYVEYHPEREEVEVTGTPPEFNAIISVAEIIERPPRNS; from the coding sequence ATGGACTCCCTGAATCGGATCTTCGACCTCCTGAGAAAGGAACGACGACGATACGCGCTCTACTACCTCGAACAACAGGACGGGCCGGTCTCCATAGCGGAGTTGGCGGAACGTGTGGTCGAGTGGGAGACGGATCCTGCGGCGGTTTCCATTCCGGAGGAGCGGTTCGAACGTGTCGAGATCGAACTACAGCACAACCACCTCCCGAAGGCGTCCGAGGCGGAGTACGTCGAGTACCATCCCGAGCGCGAGGAGGTAGAAGTCACCGGGACGCCACCCGAGTTCAACGCCATCATCTCGGTTGCGGAGATCATCGAACGACCACCCCGGAACTCCTGA